The genomic region TCACCCCAGCCACCCCCGGCTTCCCGCTGCTCGGGGTGCCCTCCCCGGGCTCGGGGGGATGCGTGCGCGGGAGCGCCGTCGGGAACCCGTGGCACCCCGCGCGCGGGGGTACCGTCCGGAAGCCGCGGCACCCCTCCCTCAGGGGTACCGTCGGGAAGTCGCGGAACGCCGTGCGCGGGAGTCCCGTCGGGCAGCCTCGGAACACCATGCGCCGGAGTCCCGTCAGGAAGCCGGGGTGCGCCGTGCGCCGGAGTCCCGTCGGGCAGCCGGCCACCTGGCGTCGGAGTCCCGTCAGGGAACCGCGGAACGCCCTGCGCCGGAGTCCCGTCAGGCAGCCGCGGAACACCGCGCGCCGGCGTGCCGTCAGGAAAACGCGGCAGCCCGCGCGCTGGTGTGCCGTCGGGCAGGCGCGGAGCGCCGTGCACGGGCGTGCCGTCCGGCAGCCAGCCGTCGGGAAGGCGCGGCATCCCATGCGCGGGCGTCCCGTGTGAAGGCGTCCCGTCCACCGTCGCGGGCCGCGGCCCCGGCACCCGGCGCGGACCCGCACCCGGCTGCGGCCGGCCACCCTGCGACGCGGCCCGGGGCGGAGCCGTCCGGCCTCCGCGGCTCGGGTCCGCTGCCTGGCCCGGCCCCTGTCCCGACCCGGCCCGGCCGTCCCGTACTGCGGTTGGGTCCGCGGTGTCGCCCTTGGCGACCGGCCCACGGCGGCTGTGGCGTCCCACGTCGCGCCTCAGCCCCCCATGCTCTCGTCGGTGCCCGTTTCGTCGACGGCCTCGTCCGCGCGAGCCCGCTTCGCTCGCCGCTCGCCCAACTCTCCCGCGTCTTCGAGGAGTTCACGAAACGCCATGGCCACCGTCTCCGGGTACTCCATCATGGCCACGTGCCCCGCGTCCGGCAACGTCACCAGCCGCGAGTCGCGATACGCCCGGGCCGCCTTCTGCGCCATCCGGAAGCCGACGAGCTGGTCACGGCCACCGTAGACGAGAAGGGTCGGCGCGAGAACGCGTTCGGCCTGGCGCCACAGTCCCTGCTGGCCGCCCAGTGTGTACGCGTTGACGATCCCGCGCGCGGAACGCGTCATGGCGTCCCAGAAGTACGGCAGCCGCAGCCGTCGCTCCATCTCCTGGACGGCGTTGCTGAATCCTTCCGGCGTCACCCGCCCCGGATCCCCGTAACACAGCGCCATCACGCCGCGGACGCGCTGCTCCGCCGTCCACTCCCGGGTCAGCCGGGTGAAGAGCGGGGCGACTCCGGGCACCGCCAGCAGTGCTGTGGGCACGGCGGTGCGCTGCACTCGGATTTCGGGCAGAGCAGGTGACACGAGCGTGAGCGTACGGACCAGATCGGGCCGTACCGCGGCGACACGGGTGGTGATGGCGCCACCGAGCGAGTTCCCGAACAGGTGCACGGGGCCGCGACCGGTGGCTTCGAGGTAGCGGATGACCGCGCGCGCGTGCCCCGTGACCGAGTAGTCGCCGTCGTCCGGCGGCGGGGAGTCGCCGAAGCCCGGCAGGTCGATGGCCTCACTGTCGACGACGTCGTCCAGCAGCGGCATCAGCGCCGACCAGTTCTGCGAGGAACCCCCGAGTCCGTGCACGTACAGCGCGGGAGCCAGCCCCTCGCGCGCGGGGCGCCTCGACCGCACCGCCAGCGTGACCCCGGGCAGCTCGACGGAGCTGAGCCGCTCGCCCTCGGCGACCCTGACGGCCGACACCTTCGGCAGCACATTGGCGGGCGGCACGAACGGCAGCTCGGTCGAAGACATGCGGCAATGTTACGAGACGATCACGTAGTGACTCATGTGTTCGCCGTCACAGGAATCGGCCATGTGAGACGGGCACATGACACCAACACGGGGAAGGCGCGGAGAAGGAAGCCGAGAGCGAAGCGGAGAAGGAAGCCGAGAGCGAAGCGGAGAAGGAGAGGGACCCGAGAACGGGGAGGCACCTGGGAGAGGCAGGGCATATGAGAAGCAGTCAACGGGATGCGCACTGCGTCACGTCCCGGACGCGGATCGCATAGCGTCCGGATCGGGTGTCTCCTAGGCTCGTAGAGAGGGCACCCGCGTGTGGCCCCTGCATTCCCAGGGACGTTCGTAGGAAGGGAGCCCAGCATGGCCGTAGACCCCACCGACCCGGAGACCTTCGAGGCCGAGGAGGAGTCGGAGACGCCGGAGTACGACGTCGAGGCCCCCGAGGTCGACGCGGCCGAGCAGCGCACGGACGTCGCACCGGACCGCGACGATCCGCTGACCGGTGTCGACCCGGACCGCGCCAATGAGGCCGACCTCGTGGAGCAGGCCCGGATCGTCTCGCTCGACGAGGACGACTACCGGTGACGCACGCTGTCGGGTGGCGACGAGGAGCAGCACCGAGCAGGAAAGGAGCCGCATTTTGCCCGCTCTGACCCTGTTTGAAACCTTCTCAACCGCTTTCGTAACCGTCCGGTCCGTGAAATTCTGCGCTCTCACCGCGCACACCACGGTTACCGAAAAGTACGATGGCGACGCGGCCAGATCCGCACGTGGACGACTATGGGAGGCGGCGTGACAGCCATCGAGCAGACAGAGGCGGTTCGCCCGCGGGGCACACGCCTGCCACGCCGTGCCCGACGCAACCAGCTCCTGGGCGCCGCCCAGGAGGTCTTCGTGGCCCAGGGCTACCACGCGGCCGCGATGGACGACATCGCCGAGCGGGCCGGCGTCAGCAAGCCGGTGCTCTACCAGCACTTCCCGGGCAAGCTCGACCTGTATCTCGCGCTGCTGGACCAGCACTGCGAGTCGCTCATCCAGGCCGTGCGGAACGCGCTGGCGTCGACGACCGACAACAAGCAGCGCGTCCGCGCGACGATGGACGCCTACTTCGCGTACGTCGAGGACGACGGCGGCGCCTTCCGCCTGGTCTTCGAGTCGGACCTGACGAACGAGCCGGCCGTGCGCGAGCGCGTCGACAAGGTGACCAACGAGTGCGCGGAGGCGATCTGCGACGTCATCGCCGAGGACACGGGCCTGTCGCGGGCGGAGTCGATGCTGCTCGCCTCGGGCCTGGGCGGCCTCGCCCAGGTGGTGGCCCGGTCCTGGCTGCACAGCGACCGCACCGTGCCACGCGACCAGGCCGTACAGCTGCTCGCCTCGCTGGCGTGGCGCGGCATCGCGGGCTTCCCGCTGCACGGAACCGACCAGCAGCACCACTGAGGGCCGCTTTGTTCCCGCCCGCTGTTCGCTCGTGGCGTTCTCGGGCGGAGCATGCCGGTCCCCTCACCGGGCTAATGTGTGCTGCGTACGGCGCGGAAGGTCGCGCACATCACTGACCGTCGGAGGGACATAGCCGTGGAGGTCAAGATCGGCGTGCAGCACGCGCCCCGCGAGATCGTTCTGGAGAGCGGTCAGAGTGCCGAGGAGGTCGAGCGGGCGGTGTCCGAGGCGCTGGCCGGGAAGTCGCCGCTGCTGACCCTCGTGGACGAGCACGGCCGCAAGGTCCTGGTCCCGGCCGACCGTCTCGCGTACATCGAGATCGGCGAGCCGGCCCCGCGCAAGGTGGGCTTCGGCGCTCTGTAGGCGCATGCGTGGAACGGGGCGGGGCGGCTGTCGGCCGACCCGCCCCGTTCGCGTTGCCTGCTCCCGTCCATGAACCTCTGGGGCACCCCGTGCGGCACACGGGTTCCTCCACGGACAGAGCACGGTTCACCCACACAAGTGGGTTGGATTCCGCAGGTCAGGGGTAAGACGGGCTACGACCGATGTGGGCAGCCGGCCATGTGGGAGGGACCCCGACATGCTCCTGGAAGCGCTGAGTTCCGCGATTCTCGGCCTGGCTCTGTCCTGGGCGGCCACGCATCGCCTGGCGCACCGGCTCCCGGCCCGCCCCCTGGTCCTGTCGACCGGCGTCGCGGGCGCCCTCTGCGGGGCCTTCGTCATGCACAGCGCGCTGGAAGCCGGCCACCTGCTGGTGGTGCTGCTCGGCGCGGTGATCGTCTCGGTGGCCTCGCTGTCGCTGCTGCTGCGCCCCGCGGGCCGTCTGCGCCGACGATCAGCGACGGCGTAGCCGGAGCCGTCAGGCGCGCGGGGACCCGCGCGCCCGGTCGGCACCGACCCGCAGCCGCGCCCCAGCGGGAGCCACCGCGCGGAACGTCACGCGAGGGGAACCACCCCGGCGCGGAGCGCCACGCGGCGGACGAGGGGAGCGTTACGCGGCCAAGCCCAGCGCAGCCATCCGCTTGGTGTGCGCCTCGGTGATCCGGGAGAACATCTTGCCGACCTCGGCGAGGTCGAAGCCGTCCGCGACCCCGCCCACCAGCATGGTCGACAGCGCGTCCCGGTCGGCGACCACCCGCTGGGACTGCGACAGGGCCTCGCCCATCAGCCGCCGCGCCCACAGCGCGAGCCGCCCGCCCACCCGCGGGTCCGCGTCGATCGCGGCACGCACCTTCTCCACGGCGAAGCCACCGTGCCCGGTGTCGTCGAGAACGGCCAGCACCAGACTGCGGGAGTCGGAGTCCAGCCGGGCCGCGACCTCCCGGTAGAAGTCGCTGGCGATGGAGTCGCCGACGTAGGCCTTGACGAGGCCCTCCAGCCAGTCCGAGGGGGCCGTCTGCTTGTGGAACCCGTCGTAGGCCGCGACGAACGGCTCCATCGCCCGCGTCGGCTCCTCCCCGATCTCGGCGAGCCGGTCGCGCAGCCTCTCGAAGTGGTGGAACTCGGCCGACGCCATCTTCGCCAGCTCCGCCTTGTCCTCCAGCGTGGGCGCCAGCTTGGCGTCCTCCGCGAGCCGCTCGAACGCCGCCAGCTCGCCGTACGCGAGCGCTCCGAGCAGGTCCACGACCGCGGCGCGGTACT from Streptomyces chartreusis NRRL 3882 harbors:
- a CDS encoding alpha/beta fold hydrolase, with product MSSTELPFVPPANVLPKVSAVRVAEGERLSSVELPGVTLAVRSRRPAREGLAPALYVHGLGGSSQNWSALMPLLDDVVDSEAIDLPGFGDSPPPDDGDYSVTGHARAVIRYLEATGRGPVHLFGNSLGGAITTRVAAVRPDLVRTLTLVSPALPEIRVQRTAVPTALLAVPGVAPLFTRLTREWTAEQRVRGVMALCYGDPGRVTPEGFSNAVQEMERRLRLPYFWDAMTRSARGIVNAYTLGGQQGLWRQAERVLAPTLLVYGGRDQLVGFRMAQKAARAYRDSRLVTLPDAGHVAMMEYPETVAMAFRELLEDAGELGERRAKRARADEAVDETGTDESMGG
- a CDS encoding TetR/AcrR family transcriptional regulator; translated protein: MTAIEQTEAVRPRGTRLPRRARRNQLLGAAQEVFVAQGYHAAAMDDIAERAGVSKPVLYQHFPGKLDLYLALLDQHCESLIQAVRNALASTTDNKQRVRATMDAYFAYVEDDGGAFRLVFESDLTNEPAVRERVDKVTNECAEAICDVIAEDTGLSRAESMLLASGLGGLAQVVARSWLHSDRTVPRDQAVQLLASLAWRGIAGFPLHGTDQQHH
- a CDS encoding DUF3107 domain-containing protein — its product is MEVKIGVQHAPREIVLESGQSAEEVERAVSEALAGKSPLLTLVDEHGRKVLVPADRLAYIEIGEPAPRKVGFGAL
- a CDS encoding ferritin-like fold-containing protein — encoded protein: MTSSDKPENASDTTATPAEPTGVAARDWATASADPQYRAAVVDLLGALAYGELAAFERLAEDAKLAPTLEDKAELAKMASAEFHHFERLRDRLAEIGEEPTRAMEPFVAAYDGFHKQTAPSDWLEGLVKAYVGDSIASDFYREVAARLDSDSRSLVLAVLDDTGHGGFAVEKVRAAIDADPRVGGRLALWARRLMGEALSQSQRVVADRDALSTMLVGGVADGFDLAEVGKMFSRITEAHTKRMAALGLAA